One window of the Arthrobacter sp. D5-1 genome contains the following:
- a CDS encoding GAF and ANTAR domain-containing protein, with the protein MVNKSRAERLSDTFVKLTDTLVADYDVLDLLHTLVEDAVDLLDAAQAGLLLSDADGELQLLASTSEQSQLVELLQLEAGAGPCVECYHTGTVITVDDIGALGDRWPAFQQIALDMGFRSVHAVPMRVHTRVIGAMGLFGAETGALSPEDASIAQAMADVATISLLQERTIREAGVLNDQLQRALTTRVLIEQAKGVIAQTKNLDMDSAFNVLRAHARSSRQNLHDVAESIVKRTLKI; encoded by the coding sequence ATGGTAAACAAAAGCAGAGCCGAACGTCTCAGCGATACGTTCGTGAAGCTTACCGACACCCTCGTTGCCGACTACGACGTCCTGGACTTGCTCCACACGCTCGTGGAGGACGCCGTCGATTTACTCGACGCCGCCCAAGCCGGGCTGTTGCTCTCCGACGCCGACGGCGAATTGCAATTGCTGGCTTCAACCAGCGAGCAAAGCCAACTGGTGGAACTGCTCCAACTCGAAGCCGGAGCGGGGCCGTGCGTGGAGTGTTACCACACAGGAACAGTCATCACCGTCGATGACATCGGCGCCCTTGGTGACCGCTGGCCGGCCTTCCAGCAAATCGCCTTGGACATGGGCTTCAGGTCAGTGCACGCCGTACCCATGCGCGTCCACACCAGGGTCATCGGCGCCATGGGCCTGTTCGGAGCCGAAACCGGCGCCCTGTCCCCCGAAGACGCCTCCATTGCCCAGGCCATGGCCGACGTTGCCACTATCAGCCTTCTGCAGGAGCGCACCATCCGCGAAGCTGGCGTCCTCAACGACCAACTCCAACGCGCGTTGACCACCCGGGTGCTCATCGAGCAAGCCAAAGGCGTCATTGCCCAGACCAAAAACCTCGACATGGACAGTGCCTTCAACGTGCTGCGCGCACACGCCCGATCCTCGCGGCAAAACCTTCACGATGTCGCCGAAAGCATCGTCAAGCGCACTCTGAAGATTTAG